Sequence from the Thermocaproicibacter melissae genome:
CCGCTGTGGTGTGCACAGATCGCCGTCGCTAAAAATTCAGCCGTCAGTTTTTCAATCGCACTGTTACTTTCCCCCATCTGCAAACTGTATCTTGCGCCGCAGAATGAATGAGGGATTTTTCCACGCAGGGACTCGTTGCTTGTCTCTAAATACTGTTGAAACGCATTGGTCGCTTTTCCGCTGTCATGCAGCAGTCCAACAAGCCTTCCGAGCTTTGCCATCCCGATTTTTTCGCAGTATTTTTCGCAAAGCCGCGCTGTTTTTTCGCTGTGCTCTGCCAATGTTTGTTCCCGGCGAGTAACGGGGTCAATATGCGCTAATATGACGGAGGAATTCATCATTTTCTCTCCTTTTCCATGTCAGCAAATGTACCCGCAGTTAAGCTAATTCTTCCAAAATAAATCGAATTATTCAAATAAAATTAATCTTTTTTCACAGTATATACTTCTAATTTGCAATATTCAAGCAGTATTCCCAGCAAGTCTTTTCAAAGTACCAAAAAGTGGTCTCTTTCGGCAATCCTGTGACTAAATAAGCAGTTAAAAAAGCCATATTATCCGCCTAATCACCGGATAATATGACTTTTGCTGTTTTTATACGGAGCTTTCCTCGAGCGGCGAAGAAAGAGGTTTCATTCGCTGCCGAGTTTTTCTTTTACAATAGGCAATAAGTCTATGCCGTCTTTTGTGTCCCGAGAAATAGTCAACAAATCAGCCAATAGGAATTTCATTGAAAAAACAATCAGCAGACCAGAAAATCCGGTCTGCTGATTCTTCATTTCTTCGTGCTCACAAAGATTTCCTGATAAAGCGCAGTAAACTTCTCCACCGTGGAAGAACTCTCCCAGACATCTTTTGCCATCTTTTTGTTTGCCCAATCCCTCGTTCGCTTAATAATCAAATCTTGCTTGCCGTCATTGATCACAAACCTCACGGAGTCTGCATTTTTGATTAACGCAAACATCAAAATGGCGTTCTGGTCGAAAACGGTTTGGTTCTCGTCCTTTGAAAAAGAGGCCCTGACCGCGGGCGTTGTCTTGTAAACAATGTTAAGAGAATACGGAGCCTTGCTCGTATACAGTTCAATTCCCGTGTGTGTTAGCGATTTCGGCATCTGCAGTCGATACGAGATATTGGCGACCTTGCTGTTGTCGCCGACATATTGGGTGCGGTATCGATAGATGTCTTGGACAGCATTGCTTACGGCGGTACTGCTTTTGCCGGCCGCATTGATTCTCGGATTGGCCACAAGCCCAACCCCGATACCGATAACAGCAACTACGGCAATCACTACACTCCAAAAAGCGGGCTTTTTATAATTCAGCACATTTTTTATGCGGGCTCGAACATTTCCCTCGCCGAAAGCAAGGGCGCTGCCGCTGATCATGCGCTTTTCTGTCGCCAGCGATAAAAGCGACATCGAATAAGCTTTTTTAATTTCTCCGCCCATTTCTTTCAGCACGCGCTCATCGCAGGAAAGCTCCATATCCGTGCTCATCAGAACAAACGCAATCCACACCAGCGGGTTAAACCAATGGATACTCAGAATCAAATACGCAAGGAGCTTTACAACGTGGTCGAACCTGCGAATGTGTGTCTGCTCATGCCGAATGATATAGCTCTTTTCTTCCGTCGAAAGCCCTGAGGGTATCATAATTTTCGGCCTGAATAAGCCAAGCACGAACGGCGTTTTCAGATTGTTGGCTTCATATAGATTACTCTCGATACAACGCGCATTCTTGAGGTTCTTTTTTAGTATCAGCGTCGAAACAACACTGTAAATCAGCATAGCTGCAATTCCGACAAGCCAGATATAGGAACCGATTTGTGCGCAGACTTGGGACGGATTCACGCTTGCCGCGGCAGTCGTCGCTTGCAGCGAGTGTGCCGCGCTGATTCCGCCGCCAATCCTCGTTGTCTGTTGACCCGCAATATTCTGCGAAACCGGCGAGACAGCTCTTGGAACCAGGCTCAGAACACTTTCAAAGGAAACGGGGCACAAAAGTCTGAAAGCCGCCGCACTCCAGAGGGCATACGAAATGACTTTCGGCGTCTTTTTCAGCGGCAGCCGAACGAGAATAATAAAAAGAATCACATAGCTCGCGGTCAGGCTCATGTTTAAAACTGTCAGAAATTGATCTGCCACGCTTATTCCTCCTTGTGTTCGTCAATCAGTTTCTTGAGTTCCTCGGCCTGACGAGCGCTGATTTTCTTGCCGCCGATGAAGGCTGCAAGGAATTTGGGGAGTGACCCGTTAAAGGTATCTTCCACGAAACGTCTGCTTTGTCTGGCATAAAACTCGTCTTTTTTGATTAAAGAGGATACAACCGCGTTTTCATTTTGAAAAATGCCTTTGTCGCACAATTTCTTAAGAACCGTATATGTGGTGGACTTTTTCCAGTGCATTTCTTTCTCACATAGCTTTACCAGTTCACCAGACCCAATCGGTTCATGCTGCCAGATTAAGTCGGCAAATTTTGCTTCGCTTCGAGCAAGCCTGTAGTCATTCATCGATTTTGCCTCCTAGGTCTATATATTATAGACTCTTGCTATTAGTCTATTCTTAATAGACCAAAATGTCAATGGTTTCCCAAGATTTTTTCTCGCGAATCTGCTCCGATGTCTGGTTCTTCAAGGTTGAATCAACGGGCATCCTGCGCATGAAGATAAAATCAAAGAGCCCTGTAAAGCTTGCGGCATCGTTTTATTTCGGAATTTGTTCTGAACATAAAAAAAGCTCACTAACAATCGAGTGAGCTTATAGAGTACACAGAAGAACATATTTCCTTTTATGTACGAAGTGTTTCTGTTTCTTTGTTGTTTATAGCTTGTTCGCATTTGCTTTTTTCTTTGGGTTTTTCCTGATTTACATAGAATTTTTCCAATTCCAAATCATAGTTTATCAGAGAATTGAAAATATCTGCCGTGCGATCCTCTTCTTTGGAAGGAAAGAGGTTTTCTGCAACGACTTTTGGCAGCACAATAAAAGAAGCTACAATTCCGCCTACTGCTGTGATTACCGTTGCGATGTCTGAATACGTGATATCCGGTTTTTGTGTGATGTTGATAAAGGCGATGATGCAAGTTGAAACCATTGCCAAAAGAAAAATCATAATAAACGTGAAGAAGATTATCTTCATCACTTTTGTCACTTTGGCTCTGCTGACATAATTCTCTACATACTTGTTCAGGAAATTACTGTATTGCGTGTTTCTGTCCTTAACGGAATCGAGCGCATGTTCCCTATAATAGTTATCGCTTTTTATTTTAACCGGCTTATTTTTTATTGTGGCATTTCTTAAAAATTCCAAAGTCTGAGTAAACTGACTTTTCATAGCGCCATCTTCTTAAATAATGTGTAATTTTTTCAGCCGTATTGCCGCTGCCGACTGGGATACATCGAACTCATTGGCAATATAATTAATCAACTCAGAATCTGGCTGCTCTCCAATCTTAGTTTTCTTAAAATTGCCTACCTCACGGATTATTTCATCCTCCGGCATTAAAAGAGTCGAAGCAAAATTGTTCGCGTATCTTTCTTCCAAACTGTAATTTCCGGCATCTCTGTGAGCAAAGCAGTGCGAAGGTTTATTCTGAATAAAATAGTGGCCTAATTCGTGTGCAATCGTAAAGCGTTTTCTTGTGGATGAATGTTTGGAATTTACGACAATAATCTGTTTCGCGTCAAACCCTTCGATATTTTTATCATCGGCCATAATAAGTCCGGAAACACTGTCGTCCATCGGCATTTCATAGACGGAAAATCCGTAGAAATTTGCAATCGACACAATTGCAATCGGCGCAACATTTAAGTCCGTCTCTTTTAGTACTTTCTCAACCATATTTTTGATTTCTTCGTCGTTTACCTGATGCATATTGTCGGTATGCGCCCCCTCATTTGCGTTAGCATTGGTTAAATTATATACTGGAAAATTACTTTTTGTTAATGAGTAATTTTCATGATTTTTCAATGCGTTTTTATGAATAATATACCAATTTTTGGAATTTTGCAATAGCACACGCAAAAAATTATATGCTCTTTCCAACACATTCATTCACCTTCTATATCCGAATATCATTCCCATCTTATTCCTTTTTTATTATACCCGTGTTTGTCCTATAATAAGCAGTTTATATTTTCTATACAAATTAATCGGATGATAATTATAAAATTTTATTTATGTTGCAGAAAAGAAGAAAATCACGAAAAGCAGCCAAGCTATATGGCTCGGCTGCTTGCGAGGTGGACAAGCAGGACTTGACCTGCACGAAACTGCACAAAACATATTTGCGAGGGACAAAACGACTTGGGGTCTCTCTATACAGTAATTAATATTTGCACAAAAAAAGATAATGTTCCGTGTGCTAGCAAGGCTTTGAGGATATGGTGGTTCTGCTTTATACGAAATCATATTGGGATCCCATAATTTTTGTTATATCAATTTTAAAATCAAAAACTTCATCTTTGTTTATTATTTCGTCATTATATCTTTTATAATAGAACCATTTTCTTTTATCGTTCCAAATTTTAAAGAGCTGCACCATTTCCTATATTCTTAATACAAAGAAAAACACCCCAAAACAACGACAATAACACGACGATGTCTTCGAGCGACTCTTAATATTTTCTGGAAGAACCTTATGAATCTATTTTTGCTATATTCCTTTACAAATGCTTCCTTACGCATTTTAACAAATCACCCGTTGTTCATATAATATTACCATATCAATCCAATTTCAATAAAATAGTGCAGCCGCAGAGTTCTTTCTCTATTATTATTACCTCTTATTTCACAGTCCCAAAATAAACAACAAAAACCGGTGTCCACGAACTTTTGGTTGCACCTAGTTTCGCAACAGCGGTTTTCTGCAAGAATTTCAATGAAAAGCTTATGGTTCAAAAAAGAGTTGACTCCAATGACTCAAAGAAAAAATACCACAGGCACTAAAGATTCTTGACGGAAGCGCAATAGAAGCGCAATTTTACCAAGGTAAATTTGCTCATGAACAATCAAGCGGCGGAACCCGGAAAATCCGGATTCCGCCGCTTTGTACTTTAATTATCAATTGGAAACTGTCACCACTATATCTATAGTGGTCAAATAAGTGGTCAAAAGCCTGCGGTTGATTCAATAAGCCGCATGAATACTGGACATTTTATGGTGCGGGTGACAGGACTTGAACCTGCACGGTTGCCCACAAGAACCTAAATCTTGCGTGTCTGCCAATTCCACCACACCCGCATAAAAGCGGCGGGATTTCCGCCACTTACCGGTCTATTATACAGGAAAAAACTCAATTGCGCAACCGTTAAATGCGAAGGATTCCCTGCTCCAGCATAGACTGCGCAGCGAGCATCGCGCCAAGGCGGCCGCTCGGATAGTTGAGTCCTCCCTGCATCCACGCGGCATAAGGCTCGCGGAGCGGTGCGTCCGCGGAAAGTTCAATGGAAGCGCCAAGCGTAAACGCGCCTGCCGCCATGATGATTTTGCAGTCGTAACCCGGCATATCCCACGGCTCAGGAGTTACGAAAGAATCCACCGGGGCGCCCTTTTGTACGCCGCGGCAGAACGCAATGAGCGATTCCTCGTCGCCAAGCTCCACGGTCTGGATGATGTCTGCTCTCGGCTCGTCATACCGCGGCGTTACCTCGTAGCCGAACAAATGGAACAGTGCCGCCGTAAATACCGCCGTCTTTAAGGCTTCGCCGGTCGTAACCGGCGCATGGAACGCACCCATGAAAAGCTCGCGGTTGTTGCCGAGCGTTGCGCCTATTTCGCGGCCGGTTCCCGGCGTTGTCAGGCGATAAGCACAGCTTTCCACAAGGTCCTTGCGCCCTGCGATATATCCGCCCGTGGGCGCAATGCCGCCGCCCGGGTTTTTAATCAGCGAACCTGCCATCAGGTCGGCACCGTGCGAAACAGGCTCGTCCCTCTGGACGAACTCGCCGTAGCAGTTGTCCACCATCACAATGCAGTCGGACGCCTTACTCTTGACAATGGAAGCGATTTTTTCAATCTCCTCCACGAAAAGCGAAGGACGAAGGGCATAGCCGCGTGAACGCTGAATATATACCATGCGCAGGCCGGGCTTCACGCGCCGCGCGATTTCCTCATAATCCGGATGTCCCTCCGGCGTGAGGTCCACCTGCTCGTAGTGTATCCCAAATTCCTTCAGCGAACCGTTGCCGTTCCCCGTAATGCCGATGACCGAACGGAGCGTGTCATACGGCATGCCCGTGACGCAGAGCATCGTATCCCCCGGGCGCAGCACGCCGAACAGGGCGACCGTCAGCGCGTGCGTACCGCTGACGAAATTATGGCGCACAAGTGCATCTTCCGCGCCGAGCGCATCGGCAAAAACGCGATCGAGCGTATCGCGCCCGCGGTCGTCGTAGCCGTATCCCGTAGATGCCGCGAAATGACTCTCGCTCACGCCGTTTTTCACAAAGGCCGCAAGCATTTTCTGCTCGTTCCAGTCCACCGTTTCTTCAATTCTTTTGAAATACGGTCGGGCAAGTTCTTCTGCTTTTTTTGCCGTCTCTTCGATGCGCGCATCAATCTTAAAATATGGATACAAAACGTCTTACTCCTTTTTCCTGTATCAAAGCGCCAATGGGGATTTTTACTCCCTGTTTGTAGATTACCTCAAAGCGTTTATCTCTCACGCCTTAACGCCTCCCGGTCCCGATTCCGGAATTTAAGTATTCTGAAAATCGACTTCGACCCAGCGTCCATAAGATTCAAAGCCGAGTGAGCGGTAGAATTCCTCGTTTTCGCCTTCCGCCCGGAAAATGTAGATGTTCTCGCGTTTCAGCCTGCCCGCAAGTGCGTTCACAGCCGTTCTGCCATAGCCATGGCGGCGAAGCCCCGGCACACACGCAACTGCGGAAATCACCGCTGCGCGCTCCGTCATAGCGGTGCAGACAGCGCAGGAGACAAGCCGCGCGCCTTGGTAAACGCCGGCGGAAAGAGCTGCGCCGTGCCTTGTACGGTAGGAAAGGTCCATGTAAAACGGCTCAAACTCGGGCACACGGAAGGTATTGGTTTCCGATTGTTTGAGGACCGAGTAAATTTCCCGCGGGCTTGGGTCGAATCGAACATCGGCGTAGGCTTCTTCCTTGTGGTTTTGTGCATGCAATACCATGATTTCGCCCCAAGCGGACGGGGCAAGCCCCAAGTGCTTTGCCGTTTCCTCAGAGCAGGAAAATTTTTTGACGTCGAGCGTACGAAGAAAAGCGAGAACCTCTTCCGCATCCATCCCGTCTTTTTCCTCAATGAGCGCAATGTCATCAATTTTTGCCAGTACCGTTCCGCCGTCCTGAACCCAGAACTGCTCAAACGGTCCACTTTGTCCGTAAGTTGCCGCCGCCGAAGCGATTCTGCAGCCAAACGGTGTCTCCGGAGATACGTCCGGTGCGTTGTCAGTTAAAATTTTCAGCATTAGTCGTTTTATTCCGGCCTTTCTTCTTCGATCAATTCTGCAAGTGTTTCAATAAGCTTTAGTGCAGCAAAATAGTCCTCTTGGCTGATAATACCCACTGCGGAGTGCAGATAGCGGCAAGGCAGCGAAACAGCAGCCGTTCTCACGCCGCCGCGCGACGGATGAATCGCTCCGGCGTCGTTTCCTCCGGTAGCCGCCTGCTTTGCCTGACATTTCACGCCCGCTTTCTCCGCCGCTCGAAACGCCAAACGGTAATATTCACGGTCATAAACGGTGCGGCGGTCCATAAACGAAACGGCAGGGCCGCTGCCCAAACGGCACACCTGCTTCGCTTCTTCCACCCCGGGCACATCCGCCGCCGTGGTGGCCTCCACCACAATGGCAGCGTCCGGCTCAACGGAATAAGCGGCTGTCTTTGCCCCGTTCAGGCCGACTTCCTCTTGAACCACAAACGCAAACACGGTGTCGTATTTTGGCTCGCAGCGCATCAGCTCAATCAGGATTGCACAGCCCGCGCGGTCGTCGAGCGCGCGCCCCATGATGGTACCATTTTCCGCCTGAAAGACAGAGTCGAACGTCGCCGTATCGCCCGGCAGCACAGCCGCCTGCGCCTCTTCGCGCGTCAAAGCTCCGATGTCGATGTAAAGTTCCTCAAGCGGAACACTTTTTTCGCGCTCGTCTTTCTTCAGGACATGAATGGGCTTCAGGCCCACAACGCCGTGCACGTTTTTCCCGATGGTCACCGATTTTCCGGGGAGCACGCGGCGGTCGATTCCGCCGACGGTGCTGAATTTCAGAAGGCCGTCGTCCGTGATATGCGTCACGATCAGGCCCACCTCGTCCATGTGCGCGCTGATCATCAGCTTTTTCGGCGCACGATTTTTCCCTTTTCGGAAGGCGATGATGTTTCCCAGCGGGGTGACCTCGATTTTCTCCGCGTAGGGGCGGATTTCCTCGAGAATGATTTCTCGCACCTCGTCCTCATGTCCCGAAACGCCGCGCGCCTCGCTCAGCTTTTTCAGCAGTTCCCAGTCCGCCATCACTCCACCTCCCGCACATACGCCGCAATCAGTCTTGCGGTTGCTTCGATGTCGCGCAGGTCGATGATTTCGGCCGGAGTGTGCATATTGCGCTCCGGCACCGAAATGAGTGCGGTGGGCACGCCGGTTTTTGTCACGGCAATCGCGTCGCTGTTCGTTCCGGTTTCTCCGCCCATCACATCGCGCT
This genomic interval carries:
- a CDS encoding M56 family metallopeptidase, with amino-acid sequence MADQFLTVLNMSLTASYVILFIILVRLPLKKTPKVISYALWSAAAFRLLCPVSFESVLSLVPRAVSPVSQNIAGQQTTRIGGGISAAHSLQATTAAASVNPSQVCAQIGSYIWLVGIAAMLIYSVVSTLILKKNLKNARCIESNLYEANNLKTPFVLGLFRPKIMIPSGLSTEEKSYIIRHEQTHIRRFDHVVKLLAYLILSIHWFNPLVWIAFVLMSTDMELSCDERVLKEMGGEIKKAYSMSLLSLATEKRMISGSALAFGEGNVRARIKNVLNYKKPAFWSVVIAVVAVIGIGVGLVANPRINAAGKSSTAVSNAVQDIYRYRTQYVGDNSKVANISYRLQMPKSLTHTGIELYTSKAPYSLNIVYKTTPAVRASFSKDENQTVFDQNAILMFALIKNADSVRFVINDGKQDLIIKRTRDWANKKMAKDVWESSSTVEKFTALYQEIFVSTKK
- a CDS encoding BlaI/MecI/CopY family transcriptional regulator, which translates into the protein MNDYRLARSEAKFADLIWQHEPIGSGELVKLCEKEMHWKKSTTYTVLKKLCDKGIFQNENAVVSSLIKKDEFYARQSRRFVEDTFNGSLPKFLAAFIGGKKISARQAEELKKLIDEHKEE
- a CDS encoding ImmA/IrrE family metallo-endopeptidase gives rise to the protein MLERAYNFLRVLLQNSKNWYIIHKNALKNHENYSLTKSNFPVYNLTNANANEGAHTDNMHQVNDEEIKNMVEKVLKETDLNVAPIAIVSIANFYGFSVYEMPMDDSVSGLIMADDKNIEGFDAKQIIVVNSKHSSTRKRFTIAHELGHYFIQNKPSHCFAHRDAGNYSLEERYANNFASTLLMPEDEIIREVGNFKKTKIGEQPDSELINYIANEFDVSQSAAAIRLKKLHII
- a CDS encoding aminotransferase class I/II-fold pyridoxal phosphate-dependent enzyme gives rise to the protein MYPYFKIDARIEETAKKAEELARPYFKRIEETVDWNEQKMLAAFVKNGVSESHFAASTGYGYDDRGRDTLDRVFADALGAEDALVRHNFVSGTHALTVALFGVLRPGDTMLCVTGMPYDTLRSVIGITGNGNGSLKEFGIHYEQVDLTPEGHPDYEEIARRVKPGLRMVYIQRSRGYALRPSLFVEEIEKIASIVKSKASDCIVMVDNCYGEFVQRDEPVSHGADLMAGSLIKNPGGGIAPTGGYIAGRKDLVESCAYRLTTPGTGREIGATLGNNRELFMGAFHAPVTTGEALKTAVFTAALFHLFGYEVTPRYDEPRADIIQTVELGDEESLIAFCRGVQKGAPVDSFVTPEPWDMPGYDCKIIMAAGAFTLGASIELSADAPLREPYAAWMQGGLNYPSGRLGAMLAAQSMLEQGILRI
- a CDS encoding GNAT family N-acetyltransferase: MLKILTDNAPDVSPETPFGCRIASAAATYGQSGPFEQFWVQDGGTVLAKIDDIALIEEKDGMDAEEVLAFLRTLDVKKFSCSEETAKHLGLAPSAWGEIMVLHAQNHKEEAYADVRFDPSPREIYSVLKQSETNTFRVPEFEPFYMDLSYRTRHGAALSAGVYQGARLVSCAVCTAMTERAAVISAVACVPGLRRHGYGRTAVNALAGRLKRENIYIFRAEGENEEFYRSLGFESYGRWVEVDFQNT
- a CDS encoding M42 family metallopeptidase codes for the protein MADWELLKKLSEARGVSGHEDEVREIILEEIRPYAEKIEVTPLGNIIAFRKGKNRAPKKLMISAHMDEVGLIVTHITDDGLLKFSTVGGIDRRVLPGKSVTIGKNVHGVVGLKPIHVLKKDEREKSVPLEELYIDIGALTREEAQAAVLPGDTATFDSVFQAENGTIMGRALDDRAGCAILIELMRCEPKYDTVFAFVVQEEVGLNGAKTAAYSVEPDAAIVVEATTAADVPGVEEAKQVCRLGSGPAVSFMDRRTVYDREYYRLAFRAAEKAGVKCQAKQAATGGNDAGAIHPSRGGVRTAAVSLPCRYLHSAVGIISQEDYFAALKLIETLAELIEEERPE